A single genomic interval of Pyrus communis chromosome 5, drPyrComm1.1, whole genome shotgun sequence harbors:
- the LOC137734518 gene encoding uncharacterized protein: protein MGDKKGETTKKNPQQHQQQQQQISPSRNDQQPPPTAVNISGSAAAAGVSFNIPPPLFVPTGTPTTSSSSPFDQHQFEAAVNPKRPRFTSTTGQWKLLPSPSSQQKQPQIPILPSESNPSQSPNPKNAQLSQPHVSTTGAASSSDTASSWPPHSPLPSLSATSGHDTNKTEEGDPQNPVHHHHQFRKGKYVSPVWKPNEMLWLARGWRIQYQGGAARGSSDHGSGSSSRAEQLQTETGGATTTAHTRSKTRADKDREVADFLQKHGVNRDAKTAGTKWDNMLGEFRKVYEWERGSEREQLGKSYFRLSPYERKLHRLPASFDEEVFEELSQFMGSRMRTPQSRLGSVGDDSRSALVMTRNLPQPPSFKEDDFPLSGRGKQLMIMSGGGEPFYHGGRGTLLGFHHHDQSSLDFATGLSSSSSKELRRIGKIRMTWEESVSLWAEEGEHHRGRLRLQGSSFLNADELTFFDDSMVACTMEAFEDGPFRGFSVDRFLSGQQVKVFGRRRPSSATSGFNDKVQLPLPESSSRSMPPFEFQDPTEYYVGCLRVPPPSLPTLSELQWYVQEPLPEELRFPLRKDVYRDLPQGKEIFFTTSTELLDCRAIIYDILSPIIRTNPSLSAATATSRDSFIPIWDDCINRIVSKFCSLEMVFIRKPNASSPTEPLQDQWPNVTGFVRSFCLWRGEEADNLRDDRDINPSSSIVEKLLWTYMDLPYILGYYAIGHVVTFCALSRVQDRIIRTDLGTVDLSSTSERLKALVPCFRIASLLPLLADRCFNISSNCNGGSYKMPPFSDFERIDMGNGNAIEMTPTTMTRFYSNIRKATAVKEIYDFLDQRIPHAEYIHRSLEKDWALVFKPRGCKFKPTNSDQLVEALMYVTKALVALHDLSFMHRDICWEKVMRNERDNEWFVCGFEEAVGAPQIYPHSVGMAGDAVARGRHAPEMERGLHGVKVDVWGVGNLVRSCGLTGVPKLLRELQNRCLDQNPEKRPTAADCYHHLLQLQSSL, encoded by the exons atggGTGACAAAAAAGGAGAAACAACCAAGAAAAACCCACAACaacatcagcagcagcagcaacagatTTCACCTTCTCGCAACGACCAACAACCGCCGCCAACGGCTGTCAATATCAGTGGATCTGCAGCTGCAGCTGGTGTCTCCTTCAATATTCCTCCTCCTTTGTTTGTCCCTACCGGTACTCCAACAACCTCATCGTCATCTCCCTTCGATCAGCATCAATTTGAGGCAGCTGTGAATCCAAAGAGGCCAAGATTTACAAGTACAACCGGACAATGGAAACTTCTTCCTTCTCCATCTTCCCAACAGAAACAACCCCAAATACCAATTCTACCCTCAGAATCAAACCCATCTCAATCTCCAAATCCAAAAAATGCTCAATTATCTCAACCCCATGTCTCCACCACTGGAGCAGCCTCATCCTCCGACACCGCCTCGTCGTGGCCGCCGCACTCTCCTCTACCGTCTCTATCAGCAACATCAGGGCACGACACAAACAAGACAGAGGAAGGAGACCCTCAAAACCCGgttcaccaccaccaccagttcagaaaaggaaagtatGTGAGTCCGGTTTGGAAACCAAACGAGATGCTATGGCTGGCGAGGGGGTGGAGGATTCAGTACCAAGGTGGGGCAGCCCGTGGATCGTCGGATCATGGGTCGGGCTCATCTTCAAGAGCAGAGCAGTTACAAACAGAGACAGGTGGCGCCACCACCACTGCACACACCAGAAGCAAAACGAGGGCTGACAAGGACAGGGAAGTCGCCGACTTCCTTCAGAAGCATGGCGTCAACAGGGACGCGAAAACGGCGGGAACCAAGTGGGATAACATGCTGGGAGAGTTTAGAAAGGTTTATGAATGGGAGAGAGGTTCCGAGAGAGAACAACTTGGAAAGAGTTACTTTAGGCTTTCGCCGTACGAGAGAAAGCTTCATAGGTTGCCTGCTTCTTTTGATGAGGAGGTTTTCGAGGAGCTCTCGCAGTTCATGGGGTCGAGGATGAGGACTCCTCAGAGCAGATTAGGGTCGGTTGGGGACGACAGTCGATCGGCTCTTGTTATGACAAGAAATCTTCCCCAACCGCCTTCGTTCAAAGAAGACGACTTCCCTCTCTCAG GTAGGGGAAAGCAACTAATGATCATGAGCGGTGGAGGGGAACCGTTTTACCACGGAGGAAGAGGGACCTTGCTAGGGTTTCATCATCATGATCAGTCTTCCCTAGACTTTGCAACAGGcctctcttcatcttcttccaagGAGCTCCGTCGAATCGGAAAGATTCGAATGACGTGGGAAGAATCGGTGAGTCTGTGGGCGGAAGAAGGGGAGCACCACAGAGGGAGACTGAGGCTACAAGGCTCGAGCTTCTTGAATGCCGACGAGCTCACTTTCTTTGATGATTCCATGGTTGCTTGCACCATGGAAGCCTTTGAAGATGGCCCCTTTAGAGGCTTCTCCGTTGACCGATTTTTGTCCGGACAACAAGTCAAAGTCTTTGGTAGAAGAAGACCTTCATCCGCTACTTCTG GGTTCAATGACAAAGTCCAGCTTCCCTTGCCAGAATCCTCATCAAGAT CAATGCCTCCATTTGAATTTCAAGACCCAACGGAGTACTATGTGGGGTGTCTTCGAGTCCCACCGCCATCACTTCCTACCTTATCCGAGCTTCAATGGTACGTACAAGAGCCACTGCCGGAGGAACTCCGTTTCCCACTCCGAAAAGACGTGTACCGCGACTTACCACAAGGCAAAGAGATCTTCTTCACCACCTCAACCGAATTGCTAGACTGTAGAGCCATCATATACGATATTCTAAGCCCCATAATCCGAACCAATCCAAGTCTTAGTGCTGCCACTGCCACAAGTAGAGACTCCTTCATTCCCATTTGGGACGACTGCATCAACCGAATCGTCTCCAAATTTTGTTCACTGGAAATGGTCTTCATCCGCAAGCCTAACGCTTCATCCCCAACTGAACCATTACAGGATCAATGGCCGAACGTGACAGGCTTCGTTCGAAGTTTCTGTCTATGGAGAGGGGAAGAAGCCGATAATTTGAGAGATGACCGGGACATTAATCCGTCAAGCTCAATAGTTGAGAAACTTTTGTGGACTTACATGGATCTTCCTTACATATTGGGGTACTACGCAATCGGTCATGTTGTAACCTTCTGTGCATTGAGTCGGGTTCAAGATCGAATAATTCGCACTGATTTAGGAACCGTTGATCTGTCATCGACCTCTGAGAGACTGAAAGCCCTAGTCCCATGTTTCAGGATTGCAAGCCTATTGCCATTGCTAGCGGATCGATGCTTCAACATTAGTAGTAATTGCAATGGTGGTTCTTACAAAATGCCACCTTTTAGCGATTTCGAGAGGATCGACATGGGGAACGGAAACGCAATTGAAATGACGCCAACCACAATGACTCGATTTTACAGTAACATTCGGAAGGCGACCGCCGTGAAGGAAATCTATGATTTTCTCGACCAGAGAATTCCCCATGCAGAGTACATCCACAGATCGTTGGAGAAAGATTGGGCTTTGGTGTTTAAGCCTAGAGGGTGCAAGTTCAAGCCTACAAATAGCGACCAGCTCGTTGAGGCTCTCATGTACGTGACAAAAGCGCTGGTGGCATTACACGACTTGTCGTTTATGCATAGGGATATATGTTGGGAGAAAGTGATGAGGAATGAGAGGGACAACGAGTGGTTTGTCTGCGGGTTCGAGGAGGCTGTCGGGGCTCCGCAGATATACCCGCACAGTGTGGGGATGGCTGGAGATGCGGTGGCGCGTGGGAGGCACGCGCCGGAGATGGAGAGAGGGTTGCATGGGGTGAAGGTGGACGTGTGGGGAGTAGGGAATCTGGTGAGGAGTTGCGGGTTGACAGGTGTGCCGAAGTTGCTGAGGGAGCTCCAAAACCGGTGTTTGGATCAGAACCCGGAGAAGAGGCCAACTGCAGCCGACTGTTACCACCACCTGCTGCAGCTGCAGTCGTCTCTGTAG
- the LOC137733124 gene encoding carboxylesterase 1, giving the protein MSGIISNPDGTYTRRIQFPTVPAEPNPTSPTTRVLSKDVPVNPETRTTARLFLPREALDLPASKLPLVFYYHGGAFVYLSAASSSNHDFCSDMALQLRALVVSLEYRLAPEHRLPAAYDDAVDALHWIASTKEEWVTEFTDLSSCFLMGTSAGGNLAYHAGLRACEAIGDRLQPLRIKGLILHHPFFGGSDRTGSELAMADDPVLSLPGCDGAWSLALPVGTDRDHEYCNPTVAKEPDDRYVGIREMGWRVLVTGCFGDPLIDRQMQLAKMLEKEGVRITTHFGDGFHGMEVIDPSKAQGLFVVLKNFVYTT; this is encoded by the coding sequence ATGTCCGGTATCATTTCCAACCCGGATGGCACGTACACCCGTCGCATACAATTCCCAACCGTACCCGCCGAGCCCAACCCGACTTCTCCAACGACTCGGGTCCTCTCCAAAGACGTCCCTGTAAACCCGGAAACGCGAACCACGGCCCGACTATTCCTCCCCCGCGAAGCCCTCGATTTACCGGCCTCTAAACTCCCTCTCGTTTTTTACTACCACGGCGGCGCGTTCGTTTACCTCAGTGCCGCGTCATCCAGCAACCACGACTTTTGTTCCGACATGGCTCTCCAGCTCCGAGCTCTTGTCGTCTCCCTGGAGTACCGCCTAGCACCCGAGCACCGCCTCCCGGCGGCATACGATGATGCTGTGGATGCGTTGCACTGGATTGCCTCCACCAAAGAAGAGTGGGTCACCGAATTTACAGATCTGTCCAGTTGCTTTTTAATGGGAACCAGCGCTGGGGGGAACCTGGCTTACCACGCTGGGCTGCGCGCGTGTGAAGCTATTGGCGATCGTCTCCAGCCTCTGCGAATCAAAGGGCTGATATTGCACCATCCGTTCTTTGGTGGGTCCGACAGAACAGGGTCAGAGCTGGCGATGGCTGATGACCCGGTTTTGTCGCTACCCGGGTGCGATGGAGCGTGGAGTTTGGCGTTGCCCGTCGGCACAGACCGTGACCATGAGTACTGTAATCCAACGGTGGCAAAAGAACCTGATGATCGTTACGTTGGAATTCGGGAGATGGGTTGGCGGGTCTTGGTTACGGGTTGTTTCGGAGACCCTTTGATTGACCGTCAAATGCAGTTGGCGAAGATGCTGGAGAAAGAGGGCGTACGTATAACGACCCACTTTGGCGATGGTTTCCATGGTATGGAGGTAATCGACCCGTCTAAAGCCCAAGGCTTGTTTGTTGTCTTGAAAAACTTCGTGTACACTACTTAG
- the LOC137733196 gene encoding gibberellin 20 oxidase 2-like, producing the protein MAVECMIKPSSMQTMTQPPSPQTQQTQQHKEDDQKPLVFDASVFRYQTEIPSQFIWPDHEKPCKNTPELQVALIDLGGFLSGDKEAVAKASQLVGEACQKHGFFLIVNHGVDNKLIADAHCYMDDFFGMPLSEKQRTERKAGESCGYASSFTGRFSSKLPWKETLSFSYSAEKGSTNFIQDYFCDKMGEEFKEFGRVYQDYSEAMSTLSIGIMELLGLSLGVDRAYFNEFFEDNDSIMRLNYYPPCQTPEQTLGTGPHCDPTSLTILHQDEVGGLEVFVDDQWHSVTPNLNSFVVNIGDTFMALSNGKYKSGLHRAVVNSETPRKSLAFFLCPRDDKVVKPPSGLVDTSSPRKYPDFTWSMLLEFTMKHYRADMKTLQAFSNWVQQKSNQKL; encoded by the exons ATGGCTGTTGAGTGCATGATCAAACCCAGCAGCATGCAAACCATGACACAACCTCCCTCCCCACAAACCCAGCAAACCCAGCAGCACAAAGAGGATGACCAAAAGCCATTGGTTTTTGATGCCTCAGTTTTTAGGTATCAAACTGAAATTCCGAGTCAGTTCATCTGGCCCGATCACGAAAAGCCTTGCAAAAACACTCCCGAGCTCCAAGTCGCACTCATAGACCTGGGAGGCTTTCTCTCCGGTGACAAAGAAGCTGTCGCGAAAGCCTCACAACTTGTAGGAGAGGCATGCCAGAAGCATGGATTTTTCCTCATCGTGAATCATGGCGTCGACAATAAGCTCATCGCGGACGCTCACTGCTACATGGATGACTTTTTTGGAATGCCACTCTCCGAGAAACAGAGAACTGAAAGGAAAGCAGGGGAGAGCTGTGGCTATGCCAGCAGCTTCACTGGCAGATTCTCCTCAAAACTCCCGTGGAAAGAGACTCTTTCTTTCAGCTACTCCGCCGAAAAAGGCTCAACAAATTTTATCCAAGATTATTTTTGCGACAAAATGGGGGAAGAATTCAAGGAATTCGG GAGGGTTTACCAAGATTATAGCGAGGCTATGAGCACACTTTCTATTGGGATCATGGAACTTCTGGGACTGAGCCTTGGAGTCGACAGAGCTTACTTCAATGAGTTTTTCGAAGACAACGATTCGATAATGAGGCTAAACTACTACCCACCATGCCAGACACCTGAGCAGACTTTAGGCACTGGCCCTCATTGTGATCCAACTTCTTTGACCATTCTTCACCAAGACGAAGTTGGAGGCCTCGAAGTCTTTGTTGATGATCAATGGCACTCCGTTACCCCTAATTTAAACTCCTTTGTCGTCAACATTGGTGACACCTTCATG GCACTTTCAAATGGGAAGTACAAAAGCGGGCTGCACAGGGCGGTGGTGAATAGTGAAACACCAAGGAAGTCGCTTGCATTCTTCTTGTGTCCGAGAGACGATAAAGTTGTGAAACCACCGAGCGGGTTGGTGGATACTTCGAGTCCGAGAAAATACCCAGATTTCACATGGTCGATGTTGTTGGAGTTCACAATGAAGCATTACAGAGCCGACATGAAAACCCTTCAGGCCTTCTCAAACTGGGTTCAACAGAAAAGCAACCAAAAACTGTGA